A DNA window from Camelina sativa cultivar DH55 chromosome 17, Cs, whole genome shotgun sequence contains the following coding sequences:
- the LOC104758003 gene encoding probable BOI-related E3 ubiquitin-protein ligase 2: protein MALPHHLDPHLQASKNFRDFCGIDGQISPELGFDSSANLHDQSQHPPYIPPFHVAGFAPGPVVQIDGSDGGGGGNGADFEWNYGLGLEPRRERVIKEQDFLENNSQISSIDFWQARSVSTGLGLSLDNARVASSDGSTLLSLVGDDIDRELQRQDADIDRFLKIQGDQLRHAILDKIQRGQHKTVSLMEERVVQKLREKDEELEIINRKNKELEVRMEQLTMEAEAWQQRAKYNENMIAALNYNLERAQGRPRDSIEGCGDSEVDDTASCFNGRNNNNNNTKTMMMCRFCGVREVCMLLLPCKHMCLCKECERKLSSCPLCQSSKFLGMEVYM, encoded by the exons ATGGCTCTTCCTCACCATTTGGATCCACACCTTCAAGCTTCCAAGAATTTCAG GGACTTTTGCGGAATCGACGGCCAGATTTCGCCGGAATTAGGGTTTGACAGCTCTGCTAATCTCCATGATCAATCTCAGCATCCTCCATATATTCCTCCAT TTCATGTTGCTGGTTTTGCACCTGGACCGGTTGTGCAAATTGATGGTtctgatggtggtggtggtggtaatggAGCTGACTTTGAGTGGAACTATGGTCTTGGTCTTGAACCAAGACGTGAGAGGGTAATTAAGGAACAGGATTTTTTGGAGAACAATTCTCAGATATCTTCTATTGATTTTTGGCAAGCTCGGTCTGTATCAACCGGATTGGGTCTTTCCCTTGACAATGCTCGTGTTGCTTCTTCTGATGGCTCTACTTTGTTGTCGCTTGTTGGAGACGATATTGATCGTGAGTTACAGAGACAGGACGCAGATATCGATAGGTTTCTCAAGATTCAG GGGGATCAGTTACGTCATGCTATCCTCGACAAGATCCAGAGGGGTCAACATAAAACGGTGTCACTCATGGAGGAAAGAGTTGTTCAGAAACTCCGTGAGAAAGATGAGGAACTAGAGATAATAAACCGAAAGAACAAGGAACTCGAGGTGCGAATGGAGCAGCTGACAATGGAAGCTGAGGCATGGCAACAACGTGCAAAGTACAACGAGAACATGATCGCTGCCCTCAACTACAATCTTGAGAGAGCTCAAGGTCGGCCAAGAGACAGCATTGAGGGATGCGGAGACAGCGAAGTGGATGACACAGCTTCTTGCTTCAAtggaagaaacaacaacaacaataacacaaagacgatgatgatgtGCAGGTTTTGTGGAGTAAGAGAGGTGTGTATGTTGTTGCTGCCATGTAAGCATATGTGTCTGTGTAAGGAGTGTGAGAGGAAGCTTAGCTCTTGTCCTTTGTGTCAGTCCTCCAAGTTTCTAGGTATGGAAGTATACATGTGA